In Pseudomonadales bacterium, a single window of DNA contains:
- a CDS encoding acyl-CoA dehydrogenase family protein: MDMNLSEEQSMIQDMARKFSNSELAPQAALLDQKSSHKILIQNVHKLAQLGFMGLNVNSEYGGTQAGPVAFSLAMTEIGRGCAATAATMSVTNMVGEVIQSVASEAQKKRYLPKLCSGEYSAGSFCLSEPGAGSDPSQMRTKAVLSNGEWVLNGNKAWITSAEYAGIFVVWAVTDSSRPKGKGISCFLVEHNTPGLTIAPTEKKMGQRGSSTNTVIFENCRIPESALMGQLNDGFRIAVAELAGGRIGVGSLALGIGQAAMDYARAYLPQRKQFGQPLSNFQGLQWMLADAYTELEAAQLLLMKAAYLKENGKTFSKNASMAKLYATETANRVCHTALQFMGGLGYTQELPLERYTRDARVTSIYEGTSEIQRVIIARELLQEIA; encoded by the coding sequence ATGGATATGAATCTATCCGAAGAACAGAGCATGATACAGGACATGGCAAGAAAATTTTCCAACTCAGAGTTAGCGCCACAGGCCGCGCTGTTGGATCAAAAGTCCAGCCACAAAATACTCATTCAGAACGTACACAAGCTAGCGCAACTTGGTTTTATGGGACTTAATGTCAATTCCGAGTACGGCGGCACACAGGCAGGTCCTGTTGCTTTCAGTTTGGCAATGACCGAAATTGGGCGTGGTTGCGCCGCTACCGCCGCCACCATGTCTGTCACCAACATGGTAGGTGAAGTGATCCAGAGCGTTGCCAGTGAAGCACAAAAAAAGCGCTACCTTCCAAAGTTATGCAGTGGTGAATACAGCGCTGGATCTTTTTGTTTGTCTGAACCCGGTGCTGGCTCTGACCCTTCGCAAATGCGTACCAAAGCCGTTTTAAGCAACGGCGAATGGGTACTAAATGGCAACAAAGCTTGGATCACCAGTGCCGAGTATGCTGGTATTTTTGTTGTCTGGGCAGTGACTGACTCTTCTCGCCCCAAGGGGAAAGGCATTTCCTGCTTCCTGGTAGAGCACAATACGCCAGGGCTAACCATCGCCCCCACAGAAAAAAAAATGGGACAACGCGGATCAAGCACAAACACGGTAATATTTGAAAATTGCCGCATTCCTGAATCTGCATTGATGGGGCAATTGAACGATGGTTTTCGGATTGCCGTAGCGGAACTGGCTGGTGGCAGAATCGGTGTTGGCTCACTAGCACTCGGTATTGGCCAAGCAGCAATGGACTATGCCCGAGCATACCTGCCGCAAAGAAAACAGTTTGGTCAACCGCTCAGCAATTTTCAGGGGTTACAGTGGATGCTCGCAGATGCTTATACCGAGCTTGAAGCGGCCCAATTACTATTGATGAAAGCTGCCTATTTAAAGGAAAACGGCAAGACTTTCTCCAAAAATGCATCGATGGCCAAACTGTATGCCACCGAAACAGCAAACCGCGTATGCCATACCGCGCTACAATTTATGGGCGGCCTTGGCTACACCCAAGAGCTGCCATTGGAGAGATACACGAGAGACGCTAGAGTTACTTCGATTTATGAGGGCACCAGTGAAATACAACGCGTCATTATTGCGCGAGAGTTACTTCAAGAGATCGCCTAG
- a CDS encoding helix-turn-helix transcriptional regulator, protein MPLEIDWKAQKLNKNEDFKAFSEHLSEVHFDWKIKQSEGLNRQINAYIKKYSFGECFVTDVMTLPIKGERALPHGTTKQPCYLIISYILDGKGYSISVDECHDFVKRGNLFIWNSNHPLQFESKENIRQISVFIPATYHSVAQSLIRQDQIVVIDDHDVLSNILRSTLLTLRKNAHKVRTSEERPIINVLLDLAKACTESRSATQLVKNKNPQTLLQEAQEYIEENLFDVDIGVQSISRALGISDRYLHKLFASTEMSLTKTISDKRTALAARYLSDTGLSDLSVTDIAFMIGFNDSAYFSRVFKAKYGLSPKQFRRHKFK, encoded by the coding sequence ATGCCTCTGGAAATTGACTGGAAAGCCCAAAAACTCAATAAAAATGAGGACTTCAAAGCCTTTAGCGAACATCTGAGCGAGGTTCATTTTGATTGGAAAATCAAACAGAGTGAAGGCCTAAACCGCCAGATTAACGCCTATATCAAAAAATATAGTTTCGGTGAATGTTTCGTCACTGATGTCATGACATTACCTATTAAAGGCGAGCGGGCACTGCCACACGGCACTACCAAACAACCTTGCTATCTCATCATTTCCTACATTCTCGATGGCAAGGGTTACAGCATTTCAGTGGATGAGTGTCATGACTTCGTCAAACGTGGCAATTTATTTATCTGGAACAGCAATCACCCCCTACAATTCGAATCCAAAGAAAACATTCGTCAAATCTCCGTATTTATACCAGCCACCTACCACAGTGTCGCCCAGTCACTGATTCGTCAAGATCAGATTGTGGTCATTGATGATCATGATGTGCTATCAAATATATTACGCTCTACCTTGCTCACCTTACGTAAGAATGCACACAAGGTTAGAACCAGCGAAGAACGCCCCATCATCAACGTACTGCTAGATCTCGCCAAAGCCTGTACCGAATCACGCTCGGCAACTCAGCTAGTCAAAAATAAGAATCCTCAAACCCTACTGCAAGAAGCACAAGAATATATCGAGGAAAATCTGTTCGATGTTGATATCGGCGTCCAAAGTATTTCCCGGGCATTAGGCATCAGCGATCGTTATCTACATAAACTTTTTGCGAGCACAGAGATGAGTTTAACTAAGACAATTTCCGATAAACGCACAGCCCTGGCGGCACGCTATTTGTCTGATACGGGGCTTAGCGACCTCAGTGTCACTGATATTGCCTTCATGATCGGCTTCAATGACTCAGCTTACTTTAGCCGTGTTTTCAAAGCAAAATACGGCCTTTCGCCAAAACAATTTCGTCGCCATAAATTCAAATAA